GGCAGCAGTATTGTACGCTATAATGCTACGGTTGCCATGTCGGGTACTTATACCGTCACGGTGAGCGGTGCAGCAAGTTGTACCGGCACGGCAAGTGTTCAGGTAACGGTTCACCCGCAACCATCGGCTACTTTAAGCGGTACTTCATCGGTTTGCTCGGGAGGAACGATGACCATAAATGCGCCGGCAGGCGGAATCAGTTACTTGTGGAGTGGCCCCAATGGTTTTACTTCTAACACCGGCAGCAGTAACAGCCTAACCCGAACACCGGCAAACACTGCAATGGCCGGTCTGTACAAAGTGACCGTCACCAATTCCGGCGGCTGCACGGCTACTGCAAGCAGGTCTGTCTCGGTCAATGCGCCTACTACGGCAAGCATTACCGGTGCTACCGGCGTTTGTGCCAACAATACGCTTGCTCTTACCTGCACCACATCGGGCGTTAATTATCAATGGAGCGGACCCGGCGGTTTTACCTTTACTGGTGCTGCTATGACCCGAAACCCTGCTGTGGCAGGTACTTATATAGTGACTGTTACCAATGCAGCAGGCTGCATCAGTACCGCAAGCAGAAATGTTACAATTAACCCCGCACCTGTTCCAAGCATCATGAACAATAGCAATTGCAACCGAATTTGGCTTATTGCCTCGGGCGGAAACAGCTATCAATGGAGCGGACCTAATAGTTACTCCTTTACCGGAACTACCGTAAACCGCAATCCGGCTACGTCTGCCATGTTTGGCACTTACACCGTAACAGTTACCGGAAGTGGTGGTTGTACGGCATCGGCAAGCATTACGGTAACTTGTAGCTCCGGCAAAACGATAGATGAAGAAGAAGCTGTTTTGATGTCAAATGCTACACTTTTTGCTTATCCAAATCCGGCAAAAGGAGCAACCACCATTACCTTCCAAACAAATATGGCAGAGGAGGTACGGTTATCTTTACATGATTTGAACGGACAAGAAGTTATACATATATTCAACGGAAAGGTAGATGCAGGCATTACACATCATGTTACCACCGATGTTAGTCACTTGCCTGCCGGCACCTATCTCGTGATGCTGCTCCGAAGTGCCGGAAGTAGTTTAACGCTGCGTTTAATCGTACAATAACGTGAGTAACCGTCTCTTGTCACCTAATATTCTTTACTATGCAATGATTGGGGCATTTAGCAATCAAAGAGCGCAAAGCCTTTAAAAAAATGAGTTTGCGATCTTTGATTTGCTCTGCTAACCTTTCAAATTGTGTGTTTTTTGGTTTGTGCCGGCTTTGTTTTTGGGGTAATTTTACACTATCAAATACCCCAATCATCATATAAAATCATTCACCAAAAAACAAACCCAATATTATATGAAACAGTTAACCTTCCTTGTTATGTTTGTACTAACACATCTTGCCAACGCACAAACACCGGAGTTAGTGCCCGACTATACCGGTAAAACCAATTACCTTGCCCCCAAAGGCTGGGCAATTGACGCACAACAAAACGGTGCTAATTATATTTGGATGGCTGTTCAAAACAATACGGCTCAGTCGCCGGTAATAGCATCTATTATCCTTCCTATCCAAAACGGACAACTCAACAACCTGCTCACAGCCACCCTTGCCGAAACATTTTCCGACCTCCAAGCATATTCATCCACTACAACCAATGACAACGATTTTCATGTTTTGTTATCGGGCATAAGAGCAGGTCAGGTAAACCAAATTGCCGCATTTATTGTACGCGACCCGGGTAAATTTTTGTTTATTAACTTCTTTGCTGCCACACCCACCTTGTTTGACCAATTGGGAAGAGGCGGATTATTGTACGATTGTATGCAGCAACAAAACCCCCACGATTATGGCTCTATGGCAAACAATAGTTTTTACAATGTCTATGACCCTCAATCCGATATGATAAACGGGCAATACAATATGCAGAGTTTTCAGTTGCAGGATTATATCCTTCAAAACTCAAAACCCGTTACTCAACAAGATTTGGTGGGGCAGTGGATGCAAGCCGTTTCTTACAGCACCGGAAACGACTATCAGGCGGTGGTTTCCGGCAATATTAAATATGGGGAAAACGGACATGCTCATCTGTTAGACCTTAATCATAATGGCACTTATAAACTGACTTATTACTACAAAAATGTGGCTTATGGCACCGAAAACACTTGCCAAATGGTGGAAAACGGCACATTCACCATACAAAATAACCAACTCATACTAAAACGCACCCGTTATTCAGGCGATTTTGTGGTATATGGCAAACGCACAGAGGAAGATAAATCCAATTTGCCCGGTCGCACGTTTGACATCGGGCTGCTGAGCGATAAAAAACATTTGGCTCTAAAAGGCCCCGAATTTGAATACAGCATTTCATCAGATTTTGGTACACTAAGGTTGGGTTTTACCAAGGTTAAATAAACTTCTGTATCATTAAAGTAACTTATTTGCCCGATTACACAGACAATATCTTCTGTTACTAAAAAATATGGCTATTGATTAGTCAATTACCCAGCGATTCTCGGTTTAGCAAAAATAATATACAATAAGCTACCTGTAAATATAGGCAATAAAGTCTTTAGTTTGCCTTCAAAATGGTTAAACAATGATAGACGAGTTAATAAGGTTAGTAAGAGCTGGTTTTGAGAGGATAAAAGATGTTCGCAGATTCAACCAGAGCTATTCTCTTAGCAACATGTTAGGGTTATCGTTTGCGATGTTCCACTTAAAAGACAGTTCGTTAAGTAGTTTTCGGGAGCAATTCAGTGTTCGGTCAGAGAACTTAAAAACGGTTTACGGGGTAGAAGTATTACCAGGCGATACTGCTTTACGTCAAGCCATTGATACGGTATCACCGGCGTTACTGCAAAACATGTTTAAACCGCTCATCGGCAGGTATTTTCGGTATTTTGAGAACGTGGCACAATGTGGTAAACTGCCTGTCGCTTCCAACTGCCAAAACAATGCTTTTTCCGTCTGCACAGGAAAACACTTCGCCATAAGGAGCGATGTTGGGGTGAAGCGTTCCCATGGGTTGGGGAATATGTCCGCACATCAGCCAGTTGGTGGCCTGATTGGCCAATGCAGAAACGGCGGCATCAAACAACGAAACCTGAACCAGACAACCCTTATTTGTTTGTTGGCGCTGCCATAGTGCTGCCAAAATACCCTGTTTGAGTTGGTGAGCTGCCAACACATCAATCAGGGCAACCGGCATTTTTAAGGGTCCGCTCTGCGGAGTTCCGTTCATAAACATAAAACCCGATTCTGCCTGAAGCACAACGTCAAAACCCACCCGGTCAGACATTGGACCAAAAGCAGTGAGTTGTCCATAAATGAGTTGAGGGTTTAGTTGTTGTAGTGTTCGATAATCCATTCCGAATTTTAAATCATCGCCCGATTTAAAGTTGGTAATCACCACATCGGCCTTTTTCAGGAGATCATACACTCTGTTGCGATCTTCAGGCATATTATAGTCAACAAATTGTATTTCTTTGTTCCAATTTACACTGCAATAATAGGCGGACAGGTTGTCGGTCGGCTCTTGAGGCAGTCTCCTGGTACGGGTAATATCACCTGTTCCGTTTTTGTTTTCGATTTTCACCACCTTTGCTCCCAATTCGGTAAAAAACTTACCGACAGCAGGTCCGGCTAATACCCCGGCTAATTCAATCACTGTTAATTTATCAAACATTGCGCTTAATTTGACGACAAGATACTTCCAAATTCCAACTAAAAGCCGGAACCGGACTGTATTAGGCGGGGAAATCGTCAGCGGGCAAGGCGTGACTTTAATGAAGGTACAATGAGATGACACCGGATATGACATTGTCATTGTTACGGTGTTGTAAACCTTCGAACCTCAACCTGTGGTCATGCTATTTTGATGAGAAGTGAAATTGGGGAATCTATATTCTCCCCTGTATTTTTGCCAAAATAAGAAATCCCATCAGCACGATGCCCCAGAAAAGCCAGGAAACGGTAATTAAAAACAAACCGGTGATATATTGCTGATGTATCTCCCCAGACTCATAAGCCTTGTAGAGTACTGCTAAAACGAAAACAGAAGCCAGTCCGAACCATTGTTTCAAATAATATGGGTTTTGACCGGATGCCCGCTTAACAAATGCGG
This is a stretch of genomic DNA from Sphingobacteriales bacterium. It encodes these proteins:
- a CDS encoding CoA transferase, yielding MFDKLTVIELAGVLAGPAVGKFFTELGAKVVKIENKNGTGDITRTRRLPQEPTDNLSAYYCSVNWNKEIQFVDYNMPEDRNRVYDLLKKADVVITNFKSGDDLKFGMDYRTLQQLNPQLIYGQLTAFGPMSDRVGFDVVLQAESGFMFMNGTPQSGPLKMPVALIDVLAAHQLKQGILAALWQRQQTNKGCLVQVSLFDAAVSALANQATNWLMCGHIPQPMGTLHPNIAPYGEVFSCADGKSIVLAVGSDRQFTTLCHVLKIPKIPADERFKHVLQ